The following coding sequences lie in one Cannabis sativa cultivar Pink pepper isolate KNU-18-1 chromosome 5, ASM2916894v1, whole genome shotgun sequence genomic window:
- the LOC133037742 gene encoding 1-aminocyclopropane-1-carboxylate synthase 9-like: MLSKKISSDSHGQDSSYFMGWMEYEKNPYDEIHNPNGIIQMGLAENQLCFDLLEKWLGENPDALGLRSSTNGQSLFKELALFQDYHGLPSFKNEMAELMGKLRGNKVKFESDKIVLTAGATSANETLMFCLADPGDAFLLPVPYYPGFDRDLKWRTGVEIVPIHCSSSNDFKITSSSLEQAYNQAQKLDLKVKGILITNPSNPLGTTLTRPELELLLDFALAKGVHIVSDEIYSGTVFDESNFTSIAEVVNDRTQEVNDDTSSSLKTRVHIVYSLSKDLGIPGFRVGMIYSQNENIISAATKMSSFGLISSQTQYTLSRMLSDEKFMKKYVRKNRKRLRKRKEILVSGLKSAGIKCLKSNGCLFCWVDMRSLMRCNSFEEEKLIWKRIVYEVGLNISPGYSCHCSEPGWFRLCFANMSEETLHVAIKRIKNFAELIHRENSVILKPKQVNNLLLSRNFSRTRSLTRWVVQLANSDEIHLENGR, encoded by the exons ATGTTGTCTAAGAAGATTAGTAGTGATTCACATGGGCAAGATTCATCTTACTTCATGGGATGGATGGAATATGAAAAGAATCCCTATGATGAAATTCACAACCCCAATGGAATTATTCAGATGGGTCTTGCTGAAAATcag CTTTGTTTTGATCTTCTTGAGAAATGGCTTGGTGAGAATCCAGATGCACTTGGGTTAAGAAGTAGTACTAATGGTCAATCTCTTTTTAAAGAGCTTGCTCTTTTCCAAGACTACCATGGCTTGCCTTCTTTCAAAAAT GAAATGGCAGAATTGATGGGTAAATTAAGAGGTAACAAAGTGAAGTTTGAAAGTGATAAGATTGTTCTAACAGCTGGTGCAACTTCTGCAAATGAAACCCTAATGTTTTGCCTTGCTGACCCTGGTGATGCTTTTCTTCTTCCTGTTCCTTATTATCCAGG ATTCGACAGAGATTTAAAGTGGAGAACAGGAGTAGAAATAGTTCCAATCCATTGTTCAAGCTCAAATGATTTCAAAATCACTTCATCATCACTAGAACAAGCCTACAACCAAGCCCAAAAGCTTGACCTAAAAGTCAAAGGAATCCTCATAACAAACCCATCAAATCCATTGGGTACAACCCTGAcccgacccgaactcgaactccTCCTAGATTTCGCCTTAGCCAAAGGGGTCCACATAGTCAGCGACGAAATATATTCGGGCACAGTTTTCGACGAATCAAATTTCACCAGCATAGCAGAAGTAGTCAACGACCGTACACAAGAAGTCAACGACGACACGTCATCATCACTAAAGACACGTGTCCACATTGTGTACAGTCTCTCCAAAGATTTAGGAATACCAGGATTCAGAGTAGGAATGATATATTCacaaaatgaaaatatcatCTCGGCTGCCACGAAAATGTCGAGTTTCGGACTCATCTCGTCTCAAACTCAGTACACATTATCTCGTATGTTATCGGAcgagaaattcatgaaaaaataCGTGAGAAAGAACAGGAAGAGATTGAGAAAGAGAAAGGAAATTCTCGTCTCGGGCCTTAAAAGTGCTGGGATTAAGTGTTTGAAGAGTAACGGTTGTTTGTTTTGTTGGGTCGATATGAGAAGTTTGATGAGATGTAATAGTTTCGAGGAAGAGAAATTGATATGGAAGAGAATCGTTTATGAAGTTGGGTTGAATATCTCGCCGGGGTATTCTTGTCATTGCAGTGAGCCTGGTTGGTTCAGATTGTGTTTTGCTAATATGTCTGAAGAAACACTCCACGTGGCAATCAAGAGAATTAAGAATTTTGCTGAGCTTATCCATAGAGAGAATAGTGTTATTCTTAAACCCAAACAGGTTAATAACTTGTTATTGAGTAGGAATTTTTCAAGAACAAGGTCTTTAACTAGATGGGTTGTTCAGTTGGCTAATTCTGATGAAATTCATCTTGAAAATGGtagataa